In Flavobacteriaceae bacterium, the following proteins share a genomic window:
- a CDS encoding DUF5117 domain-containing protein, translating to MKKTLFLTLALLICLMPISNQAQSKRKKKKQAAIAAAKPAPKKKEGKIKSYDKVITKDAISDDGLFTVHKVGEKYFFEIPKEHLGKDMLLVSRIAKLPANLGGGFFNAGTKTGERLVAWERVHDKILIKERSYNSVADEELPISISVRSNNYEPTLYAFDIAAFSKDSTNIVVDVTKFYNSDVKAISGLAGRLRTQYRVRNLDGSRSFINSMKSFPQNIEVIQDMTYNASAPPSARAAESISLQMNQSMILLPEEPMQPRFADDRVGWFTMNQVDYGSEELKADTKTYIRRWRMEPKDPAAYARGELVEPVKPIVYYLDPATPENLRKYIKEGVELWQGPFEKAGFKNAIIAKYPPSKEEDPDFSPEDVRYSVIRYVASTTRNATGPSVSDPRSGEIIESDIIWYHNHLRSYRNRYLLETGAANPSARTLNTPAEEIGEMMKMVIAHEVGHALGLPHNMSASKAYDVESYRDGAFTQKWGIAATIMDYARYNYIAQPGDTGVRFVRQMGPYDDYAINWGYRHIPGANSPEAEKSKLDAWILEKAGDPRYVFGRQGSRFDPISQTEDIGNDALKAGDYALSNLKYVAEHLPEWTSDVTNNYDDLEELYGELLGSWNRYIGHVATNVGGVYENLINPNQEGVPYQAVPKELQKASIQWLHKNAFATPTWLVDKKLLTNIDYAGYTERLRRLQNRFLNGLLSFDRLGRLIDHETIDTNNYTALAMLQDIRKGIFSEANTTRNVEVYRRNLQRSYIDRMGFLMTGELNPQTQRFGGQFFSVSQSDIRALVRGELNTLKRIINTAANRNVNTITRYHYRDCLERINAILDPK from the coding sequence ATGAAAAAAACGTTGTTTTTGACATTAGCATTATTAATATGTCTAATGCCAATTTCTAATCAAGCGCAATCCAAACGAAAAAAGAAAAAACAAGCAGCTATAGCTGCTGCAAAACCTGCTCCCAAGAAAAAAGAGGGAAAAATAAAATCTTACGATAAAGTTATCACTAAAGATGCTATCTCTGATGATGGCTTATTTACAGTACATAAAGTAGGAGAGAAGTATTTTTTTGAAATACCTAAAGAACATTTAGGTAAAGATATGTTATTAGTAAGTCGTATCGCTAAATTACCAGCTAATTTAGGTGGAGGATTTTTTAATGCCGGCACAAAAACAGGTGAACGTTTAGTTGCTTGGGAACGAGTTCATGATAAAATTTTAATCAAAGAGCGTTCTTATAATTCTGTTGCAGATGAAGAATTACCAATAAGCATTTCGGTAAGATCTAATAACTACGAGCCTACATTATATGCTTTTGATATTGCTGCATTTAGTAAAGACTCTACCAACATAGTAGTAGATGTTACTAAATTTTACAATAGTGATGTTAAAGCTATAAGTGGTTTGGCTGGGCGTTTACGTACACAATATAGAGTTCGTAATTTAGATGGATCTCGAAGCTTTATCAATTCTATGAAGAGTTTTCCTCAGAATATAGAAGTGATTCAAGATATGACTTATAATGCTTCAGCACCACCATCGGCTAGAGCTGCAGAATCAATTAGTTTACAAATGAATCAATCGATGATTTTACTTCCTGAAGAACCTATGCAACCTCGTTTTGCAGATGATCGTGTTGGGTGGTTTACAATGAATCAGGTTGATTATGGTAGTGAAGAGCTAAAGGCAGATACTAAAACTTATATTCGTAGATGGCGAATGGAACCCAAAGATCCTGCAGCTTATGCAAGAGGAGAGTTGGTTGAACCTGTAAAACCAATCGTTTATTATTTAGACCCTGCAACACCTGAAAATTTACGTAAATACATTAAAGAAGGTGTTGAGCTATGGCAAGGACCATTTGAAAAAGCTGGATTTAAAAATGCAATTATTGCTAAGTATCCACCAAGTAAAGAAGAGGATCCTGATTTTAGCCCAGAAGATGTACGCTATTCGGTTATCCGTTATGTAGCAAGTACAACTAGAAATGCAACTGGACCAAGTGTATCAGACCCACGAAGTGGTGAAATTATTGAAAGTGATATTATTTGGTATCATAATCATTTACGTTCATATAGAAATCGTTATTTATTAGAAACAGGAGCTGCAAACCCATCAGCAAGAACTTTAAATACGCCTGCTGAAGAAATTGGAGAAATGATGAAAATGGTAATTGCCCACGAAGTTGGACACGCTTTAGGTTTACCTCATAATATGAGTGCTAGTAAAGCTTATGATGTTGAAAGTTATCGAGATGGAGCATTTACTCAAAAATGGGGAATAGCAGCTACAATAATGGATTATGCGCGTTATAATTATATTGCACAACCAGGAGATACAGGTGTTCGTTTTGTTCGTCAAATGGGGCCTTATGACGATTATGCTATTAATTGGGGGTATCGTCATATTCCAGGAGCTAACTCTCCAGAAGCTGAAAAAAGTAAATTAGATGCATGGATTCTTGAAAAAGCTGGTGATCCAAGATATGTTTTTGGAAGACAAGGCAGTCGTTTTGATCCTATTTCTCAAACCGAAGATATTGGAAATGATGCTTTAAAAGCTGGAGATTATGCTTTAAGTAATTTGAAATATGTTGCAGAACATTTACCAGAATGGACGAGTGATGTCACTAATAATTATGATGATTTAGAAGAATTATATGGCGAGTTATTAGGTTCTTGGAATCGCTATATTGGACACGTCGCTACTAATGTAGGTGGAGTTTATGAAAACTTAATTAACCCAAACCAGGAAGGTGTGCCTTATCAAGCGGTTCCCAAAGAACTACAGAAAGCATCCATACAATGGTTACATAAAAATGCTTTTGCTACACCAACATGGTTGGTAGATAAAAAATTGCTAACAAATATTGATTATGCTGGATATACAGAACGTTTAAGACGTTTACAAAATAGATTCTTAAATGGATTATTAAGTTTTGATCGTTTAGGGCGTTTAATTGACCACGAAACGATAGATACTAATAATTATACTGCCTTAGCAATGCTTCAAGATATTAGAAAAGGAATTTTTAGTGAAGCCAATACAACACGGAATGTGGAAGTATATCGTCGTAATTTACAACGTTCTTATATCGATCGTATGGGATTTTTAATGACAGGAGAATTAAACCCTCAAACACAGCGATTTGGTGGACAATTTTTTAGTGTATCTCAATCAGATATCCGTGCTTTAGTACGTGGTGAATTAAATACATTAAAACGAATTATAAATACCGCAGCAAACCGTAATGTAAATACAATTACTAGATATCATTATAGAGATTGTTTAGAGCGTATAAATGCTATTTTAGACCCTAAATAA
- a CDS encoding DUF3817 domain-containing protein — protein MFKIFRIVAFLEGLSYILLLGIATPVKYLLDEPQFVKLLGMPHGILFIGYIALAFLIKPEMQWTGKTFGIVLVASIIPFGTFYIDRTYLKKA, from the coding sequence TTGTTTAAAATATTCAGAATTGTTGCCTTTTTAGAAGGCTTATCATACATTTTACTATTAGGTATAGCAACTCCTGTAAAATACTTGTTGGATGAACCGCAGTTTGTAAAATTATTAGGGATGCCACACGGTATATTATTTATAGGATATATTGCTTTAGCATTTTTGATAAAACCTGAAATGCAATGGACTGGTAAAACTTTTGGAATTGTTTTAGTAGCCTCTATTATACCTTTTGGAACATTTTATATAGATAGAACTTATTTGAAAAAAGCATAA
- a CDS encoding periplasmic nitrate reductase subunit alpha (periplasmic; catalytic subunit; with NapBC catalyzes the reduction of nitrate to nitrite; NapAB receives electrons from NapC), with protein sequence MYNSLSNRRSFIKKMAMMSAMTAAATMFPGILFASEQEKGIPKNANLDWKKAPCRFCGVGCGVLIGTEKGKAVAVKGDPNSSVNKGLCCVKGYHSIMALYGKDRLTKPLVKKNGEYIETSMPEALDLIASKMKETIKGYGKDSVSIYGSGQWTIPDGYVASKLFKGCIGTNNVEANARLCMATAVTGFLTSFGLDEPMGCYEDIDYADVFVLWGNNMAEMHPVLFSRLLDQRLKRGVKIIDLATRTTRTSMAADKSIIFTPQTDLAIGNAICYEIIKNNWVNNSFIEKHCNFSKGLTQMGYGLEDNYSFKDQPEAITFEDYKKFLEDYSPEKVEKLTGVSAKDIKHLASYYGDPNKKVMSLWCMGMNQHSRGTWMNNIVYNIHLLTGKISQPGNSPFSLTGQPSACGTVREVGTLTHKLPHGLVTNKEHREFAAKIWDVPVDNIPSKPTYHTVEMFRALDRGDIRFMWIQVTNPMVTMPKLKRYRDGAKKEGRFIVVSDIYPTPTTDIADVILPSAMWIEREGMYGNSERRTQYFEQMVEPPGEAMSDTKQLIEVAKRMGFEKQFYYKDDTHIEEIYNEYRKHHVGKKHNMAPLEVLKSQSGALWPYVDGKSTKWRFNSKYDPACSNGEDFHFYGKPDGKAVIWQRPYEPAAEEPDGEFPFWLCTGRVVEHWHTGSMTRRIPVLHQAMPAAYVELHPEDAKEMQIRTGDRVKLTTRRGDIILPASVNQRGVPARKQVFVPFFDESMLINDITLDSFCPISKEPDYKKCSVRVEKA encoded by the coding sequence ATGTACAATTCATTATCCAACAGAAGAAGCTTTATAAAAAAAATGGCCATGATGTCTGCAATGACAGCTGCTGCTACAATGTTTCCCGGAATCTTATTTGCTAGTGAGCAAGAAAAAGGTATCCCTAAAAATGCAAACCTAGATTGGAAAAAAGCACCTTGTCGATTTTGTGGTGTAGGTTGTGGTGTATTAATAGGAACAGAAAAAGGTAAAGCTGTAGCTGTAAAAGGAGATCCAAACTCATCCGTTAATAAAGGGTTATGTTGCGTAAAAGGATACCATTCTATCATGGCATTATATGGTAAGGACCGCTTAACAAAACCATTAGTTAAAAAGAATGGGGAATATATAGAAACCTCAATGCCAGAAGCTTTAGATCTAATTGCCTCTAAAATGAAAGAAACGATAAAAGGTTACGGAAAAGACTCAGTATCTATATATGGTTCTGGGCAATGGACCATCCCAGATGGTTATGTGGCATCTAAACTATTTAAAGGATGTATAGGTACCAATAATGTAGAAGCTAATGCACGCTTATGTATGGCTACCGCCGTAACAGGTTTCTTAACATCTTTTGGCCTTGATGAACCTATGGGTTGTTATGAAGATATAGATTATGCAGATGTATTTGTACTCTGGGGAAATAATATGGCCGAAATGCACCCTGTACTATTTTCAAGGCTCTTAGATCAGCGCCTTAAAAGAGGTGTGAAAATTATTGATTTAGCTACTCGCACTACTCGTACAAGTATGGCGGCAGATAAATCTATCATATTTACTCCACAAACAGATTTAGCTATTGGTAATGCTATTTGTTATGAGATTATTAAAAATAATTGGGTAAATAATTCTTTTATTGAGAAACACTGTAACTTTAGTAAAGGACTTACACAAATGGGCTATGGCCTTGAAGATAATTATAGTTTTAAAGATCAACCAGAAGCCATCACTTTTGAAGATTACAAGAAATTCCTCGAAGATTATAGTCCTGAGAAAGTAGAAAAACTCACAGGCGTATCTGCCAAAGACATAAAACACTTAGCATCTTACTATGGAGACCCTAATAAAAAAGTGATGTCTTTATGGTGTATGGGGATGAATCAACACTCTAGAGGCACCTGGATGAACAATATTGTTTACAATATTCATCTTCTAACTGGAAAAATATCGCAACCTGGTAATAGTCCTTTTTCATTAACTGGGCAACCAAGTGCATGTGGTACAGTACGAGAAGTGGGTACTTTAACACATAAACTTCCTCATGGTTTAGTAACCAATAAAGAACATCGTGAATTTGCGGCGAAAATATGGGATGTTCCTGTTGATAATATCCCTTCTAAACCCACATATCATACTGTAGAAATGTTTAGAGCACTCGATCGTGGAGATATTCGTTTTATGTGGATTCAAGTAACTAACCCAATGGTAACGATGCCAAAATTGAAGCGTTATCGCGATGGTGCAAAAAAAGAAGGACGCTTTATAGTTGTTTCAGACATATACCCTACTCCTACTACAGATATAGCAGATGTTATTCTGCCAAGTGCCATGTGGATAGAGCGTGAAGGTATGTATGGTAATTCTGAGCGCCGCACACAATATTTCGAACAAATGGTGGAGCCACCTGGAGAAGCAATGAGTGATACCAAACAGCTTATAGAAGTGGCAAAACGTATGGGTTTTGAAAAACAATTTTATTATAAAGATGATACTCATATTGAAGAAATTTATAATGAATATCGTAAGCATCACGTGGGTAAAAAACATAACATGGCGCCTTTAGAGGTTTTAAAATCACAATCTGGAGCATTATGGCCTTATGTGGATGGAAAGTCAACAAAATGGCGATTTAATTCTAAATACGACCCAGCTTGTTCTAATGGAGAGGATTTTCATTTTTATGGAAAACCTGATGGTAAAGCTGTAATATGGCAACGCCCCTATGAACCAGCTGCAGAAGAGCCAGATGGAGAATTTCCATTTTGGTTATGTACAGGTCGCGTTGTAGAACATTGGCATACAGGCTCTATGACACGACGAATACCAGTATTACATCAAGCAATGCCTGCAGCCTATGTAGAGTTGCATCCAGAAGATGCTAAAGAGATGCAAATAAGAACCGGAGATCGAGTAAAATTGACAACAAGGCGTGGCGACATTATATTACCAGCATCTGTTAATCAGCGTGGTGTACCGGCCAGAAAACAAGTATTTGTACCCTTTTTTGATGAGAGTATGCTCATTAACGACATTACCCTCGATTCTTTTTGTCCGATTTCTAAAGAACCTGATTATAAAAAATGCTCTGTAAGAGTTGAAAAAGCTTAG
- a CDS encoding polysulfide reductase, whose amino-acid sequence MRRLKVFKSLIIDSLDIITKGSGKYHIWMGFLTFVMLIGMYCYSIQLEHGLSVTGMTDRVSWGLYISNFTFLVGVAAAAVMLVMPTYVLKDIDFKQAVLIGEGLAVAALIMCLAFVVADMGGPSVLWHMIPGIGIFNFPNSMLTWDVIVLNGYLFLNISIPFYILFRRYQGKTPNPKIYVPGAILSVLWAVGIHLVTAFLYQGLQARPFWNNALLGPRFLASAFAAGPALIILVLAVIRSFTSFKIEDKTIKKIALIVTIAAQINIIMLISELFKEFYAPTHHSESAYYLFFGLEGKTVLLPWIWTAISMNIIATIMLTFGKLRNNLKVLYFCCFLLFVAIWIEKGFGLIVPGFIPGPYGKIVEYTPTLIEVGVTIGIWAMGAFVFTILAKTAINIELGKLRFNK is encoded by the coding sequence ATGAGACGATTAAAAGTTTTTAAAAGTTTAATTATAGATAGTTTAGATATCATTACAAAAGGATCTGGCAAATATCATATCTGGATGGGATTCTTAACATTTGTGATGTTAATAGGAATGTATTGTTATTCTATTCAGTTAGAGCATGGACTCAGTGTTACCGGTATGACAGATCGTGTTAGCTGGGGCTTGTACATCTCGAATTTTACATTTTTAGTAGGTGTTGCTGCTGCTGCTGTAATGCTTGTAATGCCCACTTATGTTCTTAAAGATATAGACTTTAAACAAGCTGTACTTATTGGAGAAGGATTGGCTGTGGCTGCACTTATTATGTGTCTCGCTTTTGTTGTAGCAGATATGGGAGGTCCATCTGTGCTTTGGCATATGATTCCTGGTATAGGTATATTTAATTTCCCTAACTCTATGTTAACTTGGGATGTTATTGTTTTAAATGGTTATTTATTTTTAAATATTAGTATTCCTTTCTATATTCTCTTTAGACGTTATCAAGGAAAAACACCCAATCCAAAAATATATGTTCCTGGAGCAATTCTTTCAGTATTGTGGGCTGTTGGAATCCACTTAGTAACAGCATTTTTATATCAGGGCTTACAAGCACGCCCTTTTTGGAATAATGCATTATTAGGTCCTCGATTTTTAGCATCAGCATTTGCAGCTGGTCCTGCATTAATTATTTTAGTTTTGGCAGTTATTCGATCATTCACATCATTTAAAATAGAAGATAAAACCATCAAAAAAATTGCATTGATTGTCACTATAGCTGCGCAAATAAATATTATTATGCTTATTTCTGAATTATTCAAAGAGTTTTATGCACCTACACATCACAGTGAAAGTGCTTATTACCTATTCTTTGGACTCGAAGGTAAAACAGTACTTCTTCCTTGGATATGGACGGCAATTTCCATGAATATCATAGCTACTATAATGCTAACCTTCGGAAAATTAAGAAACAACCTTAAAGTTTTATATTTCTGCTGTTTCTTACTTTTTGTAGCTATCTGGATTGAGAAAGGTTTCGGGCTTATTGTACCAGGCTTTATTCCTGGTCCTTATGGTAAAATTGTCGAATATACACCTACACTTATAGAGGTTGGAGTTACTATTGGTATTTGGGCAATGGGAGCTTTTGTGTTCACTATATTAGCAAAAACAGCGATCAATATTGAGTTAGGGAAATTGCGTTTTAATAAATAG
- a CDS encoding NAD(P)/FAD-dependent oxidoreductase, producing MNIPEIELPRIVIIGCGFAGLKLTKTLNDKVFQIVLLDKNNYHTFQPLMYQVASSGLEPDSIVYPIRKIFKGKKNFHFRMASVNNINDEQKEIHTDIGALRYDYLVIATGATSNFFGLKNIEKHAFTMKSLVDSLDLRSIILQNFEKALNTSDLKERESYMNFVIVGAGATGVELAGALAELKKYVLPKDYPDLDIRLMQIHVIEAADRVLANMSEKASTKSIKFLKDLGINVWLNTMVKDYDGSIVSTSVNNITTKTLIWSAGVKGTSIPGLEAKQTKSSRIVVDDKNKVLNHDAIFAIGDIASIESEQNGIGHAMLASVAGQQGKHLGKNFNALAKNLEMKPFQYKDKGTMATIGRFRAVVDLSFAKFGGVFAWFIWMFLHLMLLIDFRNRLIIFANWSWSFFNYDKGIRLITRNVKRIDD from the coding sequence ATGAATATCCCAGAAATTGAGTTGCCAAGAATTGTAATTATTGGATGTGGTTTTGCTGGCCTTAAACTTACCAAAACTTTAAATGATAAAGTTTTTCAAATTGTTTTATTAGATAAGAATAACTATCACACATTTCAGCCTCTTATGTATCAGGTAGCTAGCTCTGGATTAGAACCTGATTCAATAGTCTATCCAATTAGAAAAATCTTTAAAGGCAAAAAAAACTTCCATTTTAGGATGGCTTCGGTTAACAATATAAATGATGAACAGAAAGAAATTCATACAGATATTGGTGCATTAAGATATGATTATCTAGTTATTGCAACAGGGGCAACTTCTAATTTTTTTGGATTAAAAAATATAGAAAAACACGCTTTTACCATGAAAAGCCTAGTAGATTCTTTGGATTTAAGAAGTATTATTCTTCAAAATTTTGAGAAAGCTCTAAATACATCTGATCTTAAAGAAAGAGAAAGCTATATGAATTTTGTTATAGTAGGTGCTGGTGCTACTGGGGTAGAATTAGCTGGAGCTTTAGCAGAACTTAAAAAATATGTGCTCCCTAAAGATTACCCAGACTTAGATATAAGACTGATGCAGATTCACGTTATTGAAGCTGCAGATAGAGTTCTTGCAAATATGAGTGAAAAGGCATCAACAAAATCTATTAAATTCTTAAAAGATTTAGGAATTAATGTTTGGTTAAATACAATGGTTAAAGATTATGATGGAAGCATAGTTAGTACTAGTGTAAATAATATTACTACAAAGACTTTAATTTGGTCGGCTGGGGTAAAAGGAACCTCTATTCCCGGATTAGAAGCTAAACAAACTAAAAGTAGCCGAATTGTTGTAGATGATAAAAATAAAGTTTTAAACCATGATGCAATTTTTGCAATAGGGGATATTGCCTCTATTGAATCTGAGCAAAATGGTATTGGACATGCAATGCTAGCATCTGTTGCTGGACAACAAGGAAAGCATTTAGGAAAAAATTTTAATGCTTTAGCTAAAAATTTAGAAATGAAACCCTTTCAATATAAAGACAAAGGGACAATGGCTACTATTGGGAGGTTTAGAGCAGTGGTAGATCTTTCGTTTGCAAAATTTGGCGGTGTATTTGCTTGGTTTATCTGGATGTTTTTACATTTAATGCTTTTAATTGATTTTAGGAATAGGCTAATTATTTTTGCTAACTGGAGCTGGAGCTTTTTTAATTATGATAAAGGGATTAGATTGATAACTCGTAATGTAAAAAGAATTGATGATTAA
- a CDS encoding cytochrome C: protein MRKRLGIISFFVVIFIAFIIIWNFSYQKGLEEAYIPIVKESSIPSIPSESGVFRRSNFALDYSNMPIDENHQRSIDNYYENRAYLGAPPSIPHPIVKERSMGGNTCLQCHQNGGFVQKFNAYAPVTPHPEMINCRQCHVTKKTNAQFRETAFIKMKPPSVGKGANNALAGSPPMIPHQLQMRENCLSCHAGPSAPKEIRVLHPERINCRQCHLPKKVEHQSMSIHTDTFIRQFTNE from the coding sequence ATGCGAAAAAGATTAGGAATCATATCATTTTTTGTTGTCATTTTTATAGCTTTTATCATCATTTGGAATTTTAGCTATCAAAAAGGTTTAGAAGAAGCTTATATCCCAATAGTTAAAGAGTCGTCTATACCTTCTATACCTTCCGAAAGTGGTGTTTTCAGGCGATCTAATTTCGCATTGGATTATTCAAATATGCCTATCGACGAAAATCATCAACGTTCTATCGATAATTATTATGAAAACAGGGCATATCTGGGCGCTCCTCCCAGCATACCACACCCTATTGTAAAAGAACGAAGTATGGGAGGTAATACTTGTTTACAATGTCATCAAAATGGTGGATTTGTACAAAAATTTAACGCCTATGCTCCCGTAACACCGCATCCAGAAATGATTAATTGTCGACAATGTCATGTTACAAAAAAGACAAACGCTCAATTTCGAGAAACCGCTTTTATAAAAATGAAACCACCAAGTGTAGGTAAAGGTGCCAATAATGCTTTAGCTGGAAGCCCTCCTATGATTCCTCACCAATTGCAAATGAGGGAAAATTGTTTGTCTTGTCATGCTGGGCCCAGTGCTCCAAAAGAAATTAGAGTATTGCATCCAGAGCGCATTAATTGTAGACAATGCCATTTACCAAAAAAAGTAGAACACCAATCAATGAGTATACATACCGATACATTTATAAGGCAATTTACTAATGAATAA
- a CDS encoding LysR family transcriptional regulator, whose product MNYTIKSRIWIEINDKIFLGEGRVQLLKAIETTGSLSKAAQNLKMSYQKAWNLIDSINRVTEKPVVIKNIGGKNGGGAELTLYGQALIKAFEKINKSCWKYLDKQISKISDL is encoded by the coding sequence ATGAACTATACTATAAAAAGTAGGATTTGGATAGAAATTAATGATAAAATCTTCCTTGGAGAGGGGAGAGTTCAACTTTTAAAAGCGATAGAAACGACAGGTTCTTTATCAAAAGCTGCACAAAACTTAAAGATGTCCTATCAAAAAGCGTGGAATTTAATCGACTCTATAAATAGAGTAACTGAAAAACCTGTTGTGATAAAAAACATTGGAGGTAAAAATGGAGGAGGAGCAGAGTTAACACTCTATGGACAAGCCTTGATTAAAGCGTTTGAAAAGATTAATAAGAGTTGTTGGAAATATTTAGATAAGCAAATAAGCAAAATATCAGATTTATAA
- a CDS encoding 4Fe-4S dicluster domain-containing protein codes for MGESKKWYTLDLGFHKKKETSKACGCGNTSGGCCNSHENGMSDDAFLEATIDVSIGEERHKDGFDQVFDVKMDRRTAFRKLTASLLIGAGAASTACSVVTDDDTKEKAQIDWEEQFKGNYKVMTDEERKATVERLMRSYELRTGKNISMTAENSKEDVLFGYAFNISKCQGYMDCVSACVEENNQDRNSQMQYIRIHEMKDGKGFKFNEADDNYYHEVPAKGHFYMGTQCFHCDNPPCVEVCPVQATWREDDGLVVIDYDWCVGCRYCMAACPYDGRRFNWSKPEVPEAEINKNQHYLGNRMRKKGVMEKCTFCVQRSRKGKNPACVEACPTGARIFGNLLDPNSTIRWVLENKKVFRLKEDLGTEPKFWYFMD; via the coding sequence ATGGGTGAAAGTAAAAAATGGTATACTCTCGATTTAGGGTTTCATAAAAAAAAGGAAACTTCTAAAGCTTGTGGATGCGGAAATACCTCTGGAGGTTGTTGTAATAGTCATGAAAATGGAATGAGTGATGATGCTTTTCTTGAAGCAACCATCGATGTTTCTATTGGAGAAGAACGTCATAAAGATGGTTTTGATCAAGTGTTTGATGTTAAAATGGATAGAAGGACAGCTTTTAGAAAATTAACTGCAAGCTTACTTATTGGCGCAGGCGCTGCTAGCACTGCTTGTAGTGTTGTTACAGATGATGACACCAAAGAGAAAGCACAAATTGACTGGGAAGAGCAATTTAAAGGTAATTATAAAGTAATGACAGATGAAGAAAGAAAAGCCACTGTAGAGCGGTTAATGAGATCTTATGAATTGCGAACAGGAAAAAATATTAGTATGACTGCTGAAAACTCTAAAGAAGATGTGCTTTTTGGGTATGCCTTTAATATTTCTAAGTGCCAAGGTTATATGGATTGTGTGAGTGCTTGTGTGGAAGAGAATAATCAAGATAGAAATTCTCAAATGCAATATATCAGAATTCATGAAATGAAAGATGGCAAAGGTTTTAAGTTTAATGAAGCGGACGATAATTACTATCATGAAGTACCAGCAAAAGGTCATTTTTATATGGGTACACAATGCTTTCATTGCGACAATCCACCTTGTGTTGAAGTTTGCCCTGTGCAGGCCACTTGGAGAGAAGATGACGGTCTTGTAGTAATTGATTACGATTGGTGTGTAGGGTGTCGCTATTGTATGGCTGCATGCCCTTATGATGGAAGGCGATTTAATTGGAGTAAGCCCGAAGTTCCTGAAGCAGAAATCAACAAAAATCAACATTATTTAGGGAATAGAATGCGTAAAAAAGGAGTTATGGAAAAATGCACCTTTTGTGTACAACGCTCCAGAAAAGGCAAAAACCCTGCCTGTGTTGAAGCATGTCCTACCGGGGCTAGAATATTTGGAAACCTTTTAGATCCAAATAGTACCATACGTTGGGTATTAGAAAACAAAAAAGTATTTAGGCTTAAAGAAGATTTAGGTACTGAACCAAAGTTCTGGTATTTTATGGATTAA
- a CDS encoding cytochrome C has product MNKKNNIYVLAVLLVLLTSCKHKENEYHGIIDKIEAESENYHGTSISSEALLEGTDLIKITEGDHTFLIPERKGQLKSFACIECHNKPLKQMKGLNGKKAHWDIKLNHASNTTMNCITCHNGNDMNNLNTITGNAIDFNASYKLCAQCHSSQFEDWKGGAHGKKVAGWAPPRASFTCVNCHNPHKPGFETRWPKRYNTEKVKEREEQIEH; this is encoded by the coding sequence ATGAATAAAAAAAATAACATATATGTATTAGCAGTATTACTAGTACTTCTAACCTCTTGCAAACATAAAGAAAATGAATATCATGGTATCATAGATAAAATAGAAGCTGAAAGCGAAAACTATCATGGTACATCAATAAGTTCTGAAGCATTGCTTGAAGGCACAGATCTTATTAAGATTACTGAAGGAGACCACACGTTTTTAATTCCAGAACGAAAAGGGCAATTAAAATCATTTGCTTGTATTGAGTGTCACAACAAACCTTTAAAGCAAATGAAAGGCTTAAATGGAAAAAAAGCACATTGGGATATAAAGCTCAATCATGCTAGCAATACTACAATGAATTGTATTACGTGTCATAACGGAAATGATATGAACAATCTCAATACAATTACAGGTAATGCTATAGATTTTAATGCAAGTTATAAACTATGTGCACAATGTCATTCTTCACAATTTGAAGATTGGAAAGGTGGTGCTCATGGTAAAAAAGTTGCAGGATGGGCGCCTCCAAGAGCATCATTTACCTGTGTTAATTGCCATAATCCTCATAAACCAGGATTTGAAACACGATGGCCAAAAAGATATAATACAGAAAAAGTTAAAGAACGAGAAGAACAAATAGAACACTAA